The genomic DNA AATTACAAACGCCTGAAAAAGTTGCTGAAATGCAAGGTTCCTTATATGAAGAAATTGTCGCAAAATGCTATGAAGCCTATCAAAAAGAATTACGCAAAAACCAATGTATGGATTTTGATGATTTGATTATGAATACGATTCGTTTATTCAATGAACAACCAGATACGTTGGCGTTCTACCAAAATAAATTTCACTATATTCATGTGGATGAATACCAAGATACCAATCATGCACAATATACCTTAGTCAATTTATTGGCTGCACGTTTCAAAAATCTGTGTGTCGTAGGTGATGCCGACCAAAGTATCTATGGTTGGCGCGGGGCGGATATGCAAAATATCTTGGATTTTGAAAAAGATTATCCAGATGCCAGTGTAATTTTGCTAGAACAAAATTATCGGTCCACCAAAAACATTTTGGCGGCTGCGAATGATGTCATCAAAAATAACCGTAACCGCCGCGAGAAAGAACTGTGGACAGAAAATATAGACGGTGAAAAAATTGTCTATTATCGCGGGGACACAGAACGGGATGAAACACAATTTATTGTGAGCCAAATCCAAAAAGAAATGCGGGAAAATGACCGAATTTATGGTGATTTTGCGGTATTATATCGGACCAATGCCCAATCCCGTGTAGTGGAAGAAATGCTCTTGAAATCTAATATTCCGTATACCATGGTGGGCGGACATAAATTCTACGACCGTAAAGAAATTAAAGATATTTTGGCTTATTTAAGTTTGATTGCCAATCCAGATGATTCGATCAGCTTTGAACGAATTGTCAATGAACCAAAACGAGGAATCGGTAAAAGTTCAATTGAAAAATTACGGCTATTTGCGGATACGCATGGTTGGGCTTTGCTGGAAGCTGCCCAAAATGTTGATTTGGCAAATATTTCAGGAAAAGCGGGTAAAGAGCTTGGTAATTTTGGCATGATGATTCAAGACTTAACGAAAACAGTGCCCTATTTAACGATTACAGAATTGGTGAAAGAAACTTTACAACGTAGTGGTTATCGGGAAGCTTTGATGGCGCAAAATAATTTAGAGTCTCAAGCTCGCTTAGAAAACTTAGACGAATTTTTATCTGTGACACAAGAATTTGATAAACGTTTTGAAGCGCAAAATAACGACGATCCAAATGGCGAAGAAACAAAATTGGCGGATTTCTTAACAGATTTAGCCTTGGTTTCTGATTTAGATAATTTAGAAGAGAGCTCTTCACAAGTAACCTTAATGACGTTGCATGCGGCCAAAGGGCTGGAATTTCCAGTGGTCTTTTTAATGGGCTTAGAAGAAGGGGTTTTCCCATTATCACGTGCCATGCTAGAAGAAAGTGAACTGGAAGAAGAACGGCGCTTGGCTTATGTTGGTATCACACGAGCGGAAGAAGCCTTGTTCTTAACGAATGCTTATTCGAGAACATTATATGGTCGCACGCAATATAATCGACCAAGTCGCTTTTTAGAAGAAATTGAGGCGGAGCGTTTAATGAAACAAGGGGCGGCAGCCAATTTACAGAAAGCTCCAGCGCGCACCTTTGATCCTAAAGTATTTAAGCCCAGCGCAAGTAAACCAGCTTATACACAGCCAGCTACAAAATCAGTTAGCAACAAAGTGGCAAGTGGTGGCGAAAAAGTTTCTTGGCAAGCAGGTGATAAGGTCCAACATAAAGCATGGGGCGTTGGTACAGTCGTTCGTGTAGGCGGTTCGGCCAAAGACTTAGAGTTGGACATTGCTTTCCCTGAAAAAGGCATAAAACGGTTGTTAGCGGCATTTGCACCAATTGAAAAAATTTAACATGCAAAATAGGTCAGCGATTTAATGAGAAATCATCATTAGATAAATTCTTTTTATTTTCTATCTTAGTGTAAATGTGTTAAAAAGACGATAAGAGCATTACACTTATGAGGAGGAGTTCTACGATGGAACAACAACCATTAACATTAACGGCGGCGACAACTCGTGCGCAAGAATTAAGAAAACAACTCAATCAATATTCCCATGAATATTATGTCAAAGATCAACCATCCGTAGAAGATTATGTTTACGATCGTTTGTATAAAGAGTTAGTCGATATTGAAACGGAGTTTCCTGATTTAATCACGCCAGATTCGCCGACACAACGTGTAGGTGGCAAAGTTTTATCTGGTTTTGAAAAAGCTCCGCATGACATTCCAATGTATAGTTTAAATGATGGGTTTAGCAAGGAAGACATTTTTGCTTTTGATGAACGTGTTCGTAAGGCGATTGGTAAACCCGTTGCTTACTGTTGTGAGTTAAAAATTGATGGGTTAGCAATTTCATTACGTTATGAAAACGGGGTGTTTGTACGCGGAGCAACACGAGGCGATGGAACGGTTGGTGAAAACATTACAGAGAACTTACGAACGGTTCGCTCTGTGCCAATGCGTTTAACGGAGCCCATTTCAGTGGAAGTTCGTGGCGAGTGCTACATGCCTAAACAATCCTTTGTCGCATTGAATGAAGAACGTGAAGAAAATGGCCAAGATATTTTTGCCAATCCTCGGAATGCAGCGGCGGGAAGCTTGCGCCAATTAGATACAAAAATTGTGGCGAAACGGAACTTAAATACGTTTTTATACACAGTTGCTGACTTTGGGCCAATGAAAGCGAAGACGCAGTTTGAGGCATTAGAAGAGCTTTCTGCAATTGGTTTTAGAACCAATCCCGAACGGCAATTATGTCAGTCAATTGATGAAGTCTGGTCCTACATTGAAGAATACCATGAAAAGCGGAGCACTTTGCCATACGAAATCGATGGAATTGTGATTAAAGTGAACGAATTTGCGTTGCAAGATGAATTAGGTTTCACTGTCAAAGCACCTCGCTGGGCGATTGCCTACAAATTTCCACCAGAAGAAGCAGAAACAGTAGTGGAAGATATTGAATGGACAATTGGGCGCACGGGGGTGGTCACTCCTACTGCAGTCATGGCTCCTGTACGAGTCGCGGGAACCACGGTTAGTCGGGCAAGTTTGCATAATGCAGATTTTATTCAAATGAAAGATATCCGTTTAAATGATCATGTTATTATTTACAAAGCCGGCGATATTATCCCAGAAGTAGCGCAAGTCCTAGTTGAAAAACGTGCAGCCGATAGTCAGCCTTATGAAATGCCGACACATTGTCCAATTTGTCATAGTGAGTTGGTGCATTTAGATGAGGAAGTGGCGTTACGTTGTATTAATCCAAAATGCCCTGCGCAAATTAAAGAAGGGCTGAATCACTTTGTCTCACGAAATGCAATGAACATTGATGGCTTGGGGCCAAGAGTGTTAGCACAAATGTATGACAAAGGATTAGTGAAAGACGTAGCGGATCTGTATTTCTTAACAGAAGAACAATTAATGACTTTGGATAAAATCAAAGAAAAATCAGCAAACAACATTTATACTGCCATTCAAGGGAGTAAAGAAAACTCTGTCGAACGTTTGATTTTTGGCTTAGGGATTCGCCATGTGGGTGCGAAAGCGGCGAAAATTTTAGCGGAGCATTTTGGTGATTTACCAACCTTAAGTCGTGCAACTGCGGAAGAAATTGTGGCTTTGGATTCAATTGGCGAAACAATCGCAGACAGCGTTGTGACGTATTTTGAAAATGAGGAAGTTCATGAATTAATGGCTGAACTAGAAAAAGCCCAAGTGAACTTGACATATAAAGGTCTCCGGACAGAACAATTAGCAGAAGTGGAGTCACCTTTCAAAGACAAAACAGTTGTTTTAACAGGAAAATTAACGCAGTACACTCGCGAAGAAGCCAAAGAAAAAATTGAAAATCTTGGTGGAAAAGTTACAGGGAGCGTTTCGAAAAAAACTGACATTGTGGTTGCTGGCGAAGATGCTGGCAGTAAATTAACCAAAGCTGAAAGCTTAGGCGTGACCGTTTGGAATGAACAAGAAATGGTCGATGCGTTAGATGCAAGTCATTTTTAAGAAGAAAAATTAACGTTGTCAGATTTTATGTAGTAATTTGATGGTATACTTATTTTAGTCATAAAAGTTATATGAACGAGGACTTTCTGAGTTGAGAAAGGAGGTTGATGCTTATGCGCAATTCTTCTTACTTTAACGAAAGGAGCAATGTTGTTGTCCGTTGAAGCAGCGCTAGGACTGATGATTAGTTTTGCAATACTTGTTGTGACCATTATCTTCGGTATCTTAGCGCTTGTCTTAGACAACAAAAATAACCGTTCATAAGCTTTGAGGAGCTGAACGGTTAAGCGTTTGAAATAAAACCAATAACTCAGTAAGCCGCTAGTTCTTATAACTAGTAGTGGCTATTAGAGAGGTATGTTCCTGCATATCTCTCTTTTCATTTTCATAATAACATATTTCCGTCATTTTTGCGAGCGACAAATTATCAATGAAATTCAAGGTTTCATCTAAAATATCCGACCATTTTATGGTAGAATAGGAACAGAGTGAACAGCTGTGCTAAGCTGTTTAAAGAAATACAATCCAATTGATTAATCTGAAAATGAAAATTTCAGTAAATGATAGAAAGAAGGGTATCTATGGCAATTACAGAAGAACAAGTCAAACATGTCGCTAAATTATCAAAATTATCTTTCTCCGAAGAAGAATTAGCGGACTTTACCAATCAACTAGATAAAATTATTGATATGGTGGAATTACTAGAAGAAGTAGATACAACAGGGGTTCCTTTTACTTCAAATGTGAATGAATCAATCAATGTCATGCGTGAAGACGTAGCGACACCAGGAATGGACCGTAAAGAATTAATGCGGAATGTTCCGGAATCAGAGAATGGTTACATTAAAGTGCCTGCAATTATGGATAACGGGGAGGCAGGAGCCTAATGGAAAAATTATACGACAAATCGTTAACAGAGTTACATGATTTATTGGTTTCAAAAGAAATCACAGCAGTTGATTTAACCGAAGAAACATTAAATCGTATTCAAGATACAGAAGAACAACTAGGTTCTTTTATCACAGTTAGTGAAGAAAAAGCAATGGCATTAGCCAAAGCGATTGACTTAAAAGGCATCACTGAAAGTAATCCATTAGCTGGGATTCCAATTGGGATTAAAGACAACATTGTCACAAAAGATATTTTAACAACAGCTGGCTCAAAAATGTTACACAATTTTGACCCAATTTATGATGCGACCGTGATGGATAAAGTCTATCAAGCGGATATGATTCCTGTCGGAAAATTGAACATGGATGAATTTGCCATGGGCGGAAGTACGGAAACGTCTTACTTTAAGAAAACAAAAAATGCTTGGGATCAAACCAAAGTTCCTGGCGGTTCTTCTGGTGGTTCAGCTTCTGCTGTCGCAGCCGGACAAGTCCCAGTTTCTTTAGGGAGCGATACAGGTGGCAGTATCCGCCAACCAGCCGCATTCAACGGTATTGTGGGCTTGAAACCAACATATGGACGTGTGTCTCGTTTTGGTTTGATTGCTTTTGCTTCAAGTTTAGACCAAATTGGTCCATTGACACGAAACGTTAAAGACAATGCCTTAGCTTTAAATGCAATTAGTGGTTATGACGAAAAAGACGGCACTTCTGCAGGCGTTTCTGTTCCTGATTTTACGGCAGATTTAACTGGCGACATCAAAGGCATGAAAATTGCTTTACCAAAAGAATACTTAGGTGAAGGGGTACAACCTGATGTTCGTGAAGCGGTATTAAAAGCAGCAGAAACATTTAAATCTTTAGGCGCAACGGTGGAAGAAGTTAGTTTGCCACATTCTAAATACGGCGTAGCGGTTTATTATATTATTGCCTCTTCAGAAGCAAGTTCAAACTTACAACGCTTTGATGGTATTCGTTATGGTTACCGTTCCGAAAATGTCCAAAATCTAGAAGATGTCTATGTTAATTCACGTTCTGAAGGTTTCGGAACAGAAGTTAAACGTCGGATTATGTTAGGAACCTTCTCTTTAAGTGCTGGTTATTATGATGCGCACTTTAAAAAGGCTGGTCAAGTCCGTACACTAATCAAACAAGATTTTGAGAATGTCTTTGCGGATTATGACTTAATCATTGGCCCATCCACACCAACAGTTGCCTTTGGTCTAGGGGAAAACATCAATGATCCAATCACAATGTATATGAATGATATTTTAACCATTCCTGTCAACTTAGCTGGGTTACCAGGCATGTCCATTCCAGCAGGCTTCTCAGAAGGCTTGCCAGTTGGTTTACAAATTATTGGAAAACATTTTGACGAACATACAATGTATAAAGCAGCCTATGCTTTTGAACAAGCGACAGATTTCCATACGAAAAAACCAGTCATTTTAGGGGGGAACGATTAATGAACTTTGAAACTGTCATTGGATTAGAAGTCCACGTAGAATTGAAAACCAACTCTAAAATTTTCTCCTCTGCGCCAGCGCATTTCGGAGCAGAACCAAACAGCAACACAAATGTGGTTGACTGGAGTTACCCAGGTGTTTTGCCTGTCATGAATAAAGGTGCCTTAGAATTTGGCATGAAAGCAGCACTTGCCTTGAACTGTGAAATTTCAAAAGAAACACATTTTGACCGTAAAAACTATTTTTACCCAGATAACCCGAAAGCATACCAAATTTCTCAATTTGATCAACCAATCGGACATGATGGTTGGATTGAAATTGAAGTCGAAGGCAAAAAGAAAAAAATCCGGATTGAACGGGTGCATTTAGAAGAAGATGCTGGGAAAAATATTCACGGCACAGATGGCTATTCTTATGTAGACTTGAA from Enterococcus faecalis includes the following:
- the pcrA gene encoding DNA helicase PcrA, whose amino-acid sequence is MTQKHALVQGMNPRQEEAVLHTEGPLLVMAGAGSGKTRVLTHRIAYLIEEKEVNPWNILAITFTNKAAKEMKERVNKLLETGGEDVWVSTFHSMCVRILRRDVDQIGYNRNFTIIDPSEQKTLMKRILNDLNIDSKKYDPRSILGTISNAKNELQTPEKVAEMQGSLYEEIVAKCYEAYQKELRKNQCMDFDDLIMNTIRLFNEQPDTLAFYQNKFHYIHVDEYQDTNHAQYTLVNLLAARFKNLCVVGDADQSIYGWRGADMQNILDFEKDYPDASVILLEQNYRSTKNILAAANDVIKNNRNRREKELWTENIDGEKIVYYRGDTERDETQFIVSQIQKEMRENDRIYGDFAVLYRTNAQSRVVEEMLLKSNIPYTMVGGHKFYDRKEIKDILAYLSLIANPDDSISFERIVNEPKRGIGKSSIEKLRLFADTHGWALLEAAQNVDLANISGKAGKELGNFGMMIQDLTKTVPYLTITELVKETLQRSGYREALMAQNNLESQARLENLDEFLSVTQEFDKRFEAQNNDDPNGEETKLADFLTDLALVSDLDNLEESSSQVTLMTLHAAKGLEFPVVFLMGLEEGVFPLSRAMLEESELEEERRLAYVGITRAEEALFLTNAYSRTLYGRTQYNRPSRFLEEIEAERLMKQGAAANLQKAPARTFDPKVFKPSASKPAYTQPATKSVSNKVASGGEKVSWQAGDKVQHKAWGVGTVVRVGGSAKDLELDIAFPEKGIKRLLAAFAPIEKI
- the ligA gene encoding NAD-dependent DNA ligase LigA, translated to MEQQPLTLTAATTRAQELRKQLNQYSHEYYVKDQPSVEDYVYDRLYKELVDIETEFPDLITPDSPTQRVGGKVLSGFEKAPHDIPMYSLNDGFSKEDIFAFDERVRKAIGKPVAYCCELKIDGLAISLRYENGVFVRGATRGDGTVGENITENLRTVRSVPMRLTEPISVEVRGECYMPKQSFVALNEEREENGQDIFANPRNAAAGSLRQLDTKIVAKRNLNTFLYTVADFGPMKAKTQFEALEELSAIGFRTNPERQLCQSIDEVWSYIEEYHEKRSTLPYEIDGIVIKVNEFALQDELGFTVKAPRWAIAYKFPPEEAETVVEDIEWTIGRTGVVTPTAVMAPVRVAGTTVSRASLHNADFIQMKDIRLNDHVIIYKAGDIIPEVAQVLVEKRAADSQPYEMPTHCPICHSELVHLDEEVALRCINPKCPAQIKEGLNHFVSRNAMNIDGLGPRVLAQMYDKGLVKDVADLYFLTEEQLMTLDKIKEKSANNIYTAIQGSKENSVERLIFGLGIRHVGAKAAKILAEHFGDLPTLSRATAEEIVALDSIGETIADSVVTYFENEEVHELMAELEKAQVNLTYKGLRTEQLAEVESPFKDKTVVLTGKLTQYTREEAKEKIENLGGKVTGSVSKKTDIVVAGEDAGSKLTKAESLGVTVWNEQEMVDALDASHF
- the gatC gene encoding Asp-tRNA(Asn)/Glu-tRNA(Gln) amidotransferase subunit GatC codes for the protein MAITEEQVKHVAKLSKLSFSEEELADFTNQLDKIIDMVELLEEVDTTGVPFTSNVNESINVMREDVATPGMDRKELMRNVPESENGYIKVPAIMDNGEAGA
- the gatA gene encoding Asp-tRNA(Asn)/Glu-tRNA(Gln) amidotransferase subunit GatA; protein product: MEKLYDKSLTELHDLLVSKEITAVDLTEETLNRIQDTEEQLGSFITVSEEKAMALAKAIDLKGITESNPLAGIPIGIKDNIVTKDILTTAGSKMLHNFDPIYDATVMDKVYQADMIPVGKLNMDEFAMGGSTETSYFKKTKNAWDQTKVPGGSSGGSASAVAAGQVPVSLGSDTGGSIRQPAAFNGIVGLKPTYGRVSRFGLIAFASSLDQIGPLTRNVKDNALALNAISGYDEKDGTSAGVSVPDFTADLTGDIKGMKIALPKEYLGEGVQPDVREAVLKAAETFKSLGATVEEVSLPHSKYGVAVYYIIASSEASSNLQRFDGIRYGYRSENVQNLEDVYVNSRSEGFGTEVKRRIMLGTFSLSAGYYDAHFKKAGQVRTLIKQDFENVFADYDLIIGPSTPTVAFGLGENINDPITMYMNDILTIPVNLAGLPGMSIPAGFSEGLPVGLQIIGKHFDEHTMYKAAYAFEQATDFHTKKPVILGGND